In the Topomyia yanbarensis strain Yona2022 chromosome 3, ASM3024719v1, whole genome shotgun sequence genome, one interval contains:
- the LOC131693012 gene encoding uncharacterized protein LOC131693012, translating to MNFILALAGILCLVSGIQAVTLNDTINGNITIALTNFNASVSTINATINTADTNTLKAWTNWGNVILSNLTTLYNRFQNYPNIGIQSLATIISSLNSSLTSPPMLLGSDFNLRGELYPNIYNQIQESGDVLLDAAANMSTYVICTNDFAANCLKKYGANLTASPLLLTRYRDCVIAENSRIALIGTNMSSQINASLANVQTYFDLLKICNVPTAAALNATWPQLVPSVQCLNTFIGQIGGITTLNTYVSDNVRYPQTQLVNFRTKRCASLVQLDIEDTVDRVKASFYSCLSTGK from the exons ATGAACTTCATTTTGGCACTGGCAGGCATACTGTGTCTAGTGAGCGGAATTCAGGCCGTTACACTGAACGATACGATAAACGGCAACATTACCATTGCACTAACGAATTTCAACGCCTCGGTCAGTACCATTAACGCAACGATCAACACTGCTGACACAAATACCCTGAAGGCATGGACCAATTGGGGCAATGTCATATTATCAAACTTAACCACCTTGTACAATCGTTTCCAAAACTACCCCAACATTGGTATACAATCGCTCGCTACCATCATTAGTAGCCTTAATAGCTCACTAACTAGTCCACCCATGCTATTGGGAAGTGATTTCAACCTGCGAGGAGAATTGTATCCCAACATTTACAACCAAATTCAAGAATCAGGTGATGTACTACTTGATGCCGCTGCGAATATGTCTACCTATGTTATTTGCACAAATGATTTTGCCGCAAACTGTCTGAAAAAGTACGGTGCCAACCTGACTGCCAGTCCGCTTCTGCTGACCCGTTACCGCGACTGTGTAATAGCTGAAAATAGTCGAATCGCCTTAATCGGCACAAACATGAGCAGTCAAATCAATGCTTCTCTGGCCAACGTGCAGACATACTTCGATCTGCTTAAGATCTGTAACGTGCCGACGGCAGCCGCTTTGAATGCTACCTGGCCCCAGCTAGTTCCGTCGGTTCAGTGTCTTAATACG tTCATCGGCCAAATCGGAGGTATCACTACACTAAACACGTACGTTTCTGACAACGTCCGCTACCCACAGACTCAGTTGGTGAATTTCCGAACGAAACGTTGCGCATCTCTCGTCCAGTTAGACATCGAGGATACGGTGGATCGAGTAAAGGCCAGCTTCTACAGCTGTTTGTCCACCGGAAAGTAA